TCATTTTGTTCAGAACGCTCGATCATAGAATTAGCCTTCATCTGCAGCCTTCGTGTTTTGCATTGTGTCTGTCAATCagcaaacataaaatgtgtttatatttcatgtttttttttagcaatgcacattaattatatatttttttattatattaaaaaactactttactaaAAGTCCAACATAGACTATTCTGCACAGTGTATGTTTGTCTATCtgacaggcttttttttttttaaaacttacaGAGATATTCACCTGAGCAAAACTACATACGCTATGTGTTTCTATCTTAGTTCCTGTTTAAAATTTGATCCCATATGGAAACACATACACGCTACCGGAAAATGTTTCTGTCCAGCTTGTCCGAAGTCAATGGCTCATATTCCTTCAATAGTCTCGATGACTGTCTTTTCCCATACTGTCTTAGGACTGTCTTTCCTCTGAGTGGATTGTCTAAGAGTTCTCAGTGAAGGATGCTGGATATAAAACTCATATGGCTTTGACCAAGCTTTTTCAAGATCAGGACGACTGACACTGCTTACATCCTGACAGAAAAAGGTGGTCAAATCAAAGCAGTTCCTCACTAACTCCCACATTAGCTTTCACGTACAAGTCATTATACTTGTGTGTGAGTAATCACGTGCGCCCTGGAGCAAACGTGAATGTGGAATCCTCTGCGTCCTTAGGAACCATCTCGTCTTGCAGTGGAGAAGAGCCCTCAGCCAAATCCAGCTCGACACGTGTGAAGGGGGATGCGTCCGGCATTTCCAAGAAGGCTCTCCATGGGGTCGGACCGGTGGTCCACTCTGATGAGCTCTCACTGGAGGAAGCAGGATCCCAGCTGGGGGGCCTATGTGTGCGGGTCAGCTCCACCGGTTGGTTCTCTGCTGCTGAGTTGTCCCCAGAGCTGTCATACCTGCCCTGCACAAAGTCAGTGACCCCTTGCCTCTCAGGCGACTCGCTTACTTTGTCCTCGTCTGGCACGAGGCTTGGCTCTACAGTAATGCTGGGGTCAGTATTAGTTGTACTAGGTGCTGAACCTGCAGGGAGGTCACTGGAGCTTTTCCCACTGCTGTCCACCCCAGTGTATGCTCCCCCAGCATAACCTGCTCCAGCATCTGTGGTTGCCAATGGCTCTGCAGCTGAATTATTCGTCCTATTGCTGCTATCTAAGAGGGCATCCGTGCTATTGATAGCGCTGGAGATCATAGAGGTAGTAGAGACCGTGGCTGTAATATCTGGGCGTCTAGACGACGGCGATGCTGACGTTGGCTTCCATATCAGACTGTAGTAAACAGCCAGGATTATGGCAGCCAGTGACACGGACAGAACGTACGCGAAAACTGTAGCCAGTCTTACCCACTTCTTGTTGGTCTTAGCGgccatttttgcctttttgtccCCCGTGTATGTGGCAGGTTTGCCTCGTTCCATGTTAGGCATGAAGTCCCGCGCCCTCATGCCCCCCCGGTGTCTCCCTCTTTGCTCCTTTTCGCCGTCCGTCTTGAGGCTTTTTGAGCTCGACAGTGTGAAGTTCGGGAAATTTCTCTAGCCTGGTTTCTCACGCTGTGGTGGTTTCTACTTTCCCTCCGTTCGTAAGAGCTTTCTCCAAAACGCACCGAGGCATTGTGCATTACAGTCGCTCCAGCCTGCTACAAACCCGCTCTGTGAAGGTGGCACAGTCCTAAATCCGCCCTCTTTAAGCCCTGCATTCGACTCTGTACGCCATTAAACCTCCACACGCGCTGCACATGTTCTGTCGTTTGATGCGCGAGAGGATCTGCTGGAGTGGCTGAATGAGGTGAAGAGCAACATCAGCGTCCTCCCCGCCTGCTCCAGCAGATGGAGTTGATACCATCCAGAGAGGAGCACtcctaaaggggaattccaccggtTTCTacaaatttctgaataattcagtcagTATTTCAGAGCGGACAGACGCGAATTGGTTCGTTTTAGAGAAACTCAGACAGCGGTGcttataggaaccaggggtctaaAAACACATAGatagacatttcatttactatgcaaaaccacTAGGGAATCACAAGCGTTTAATATActatgttgatgatggtataatagtcataaatctgaaaaaaaaaattggggcGTCTATtctgccttacaacaccctacaTGTAAACTTCTGCCGGGAATGGATTTAAAGAAATTTCAAGCCAAAGCTTTA
This genomic interval from Pygocentrus nattereri isolate fPygNat1 chromosome 4, fPygNat1.pri, whole genome shotgun sequence contains the following:
- the zgc:153157 gene encoding uncharacterized protein zgc:153157, with translation MRARDFMPNMERGKPATYTGDKKAKMAAKTNKKWVRLATVFAYVLSVSLAAIILAVYYSLIWKPTSASPSSRRPDITATVSTTSMISSAINSTDALLDSSNRTNNSAAEPLATTDAGAGYAGGAYTGVDSSGKSSSDLPAGSAPSTTNTDPSITVEPSLVPDEDKVSESPERQGVTDFVQGRYDSSGDNSAAENQPVELTRTHRPPSWDPASSSESSSEWTTGPTPWRAFLEMPDASPFTRVELDLAEGSSPLQDEMVPKDAEDSTFTFAPGRT